In one Misgurnus anguillicaudatus chromosome 1, ASM2758022v2, whole genome shotgun sequence genomic region, the following are encoded:
- the LOC129432633 gene encoding small lysine-rich protein 1 encodes MPPGTKLSKSKSAKPATKSKKKHSSKKQSANAKSPQKDVDILSPAAMENIYYISHNAMDCLEFRGFGWPGASKKKGKKGKKRKGKK; translated from the exons ATG CCTCCAGGTACCAAACTGTCAAAATCTAAAAGTGCAAAACCTGCCACAAAAAGCAAAAAGAAGCACTCCTCTAAAAAACAATCTGCAAATGCCAAATCCCCCCAAAAGGATGTGGATATTCTGAGTCCAGCTGCCATGGAGAACATCTACTACATCTCTCATAATGCTATGGACTGCTTGGAGTTCAGAGGCTTTGGTTGGCCTGGAGCCTCCAAGAAGAAAGGAAAGAAAGGGAAAAAACGAAAAGGAAAGAAATGA